TGATGGCTAGCTAGATGACCCTGAGAATATTTTTTTTGGACAAAAGTAAAATGGATTAAAGCTCAAGGCCTACAGTGTTATGCAGTGACCTCCACAGATAGGAACAGAACATAGCATATATaacatattttatatttttcctACATATTTGATGAACCTTCTTTATATCAGAGAAGGTTGCTCATCAGTTTATTTCAAAGGCAGTATTCACAAGGAGCATCTTGTAGCATCCTGTACCTATCTTGTAATTGCATTGATTCCCTTGAAAGGTGTCTGGTTCCCATGGCAGGTTCTTCACCTGCGCTGTATGTTGACTCAGCCCTGGTGATGTTTCAGTGGGTGAATTGTGCAGAGGGGTATCTTTTGCCATGCAAATGTGGCTTTTCCATGTCTCTGACACTTCCACAAATGCTCTGTCTCCTCTGCCCTAATGCACATGTCCTCACAGTGTAAaccttagtctctctctctctttctccttttgcTTTTCTTCTGGTCAgtgtcactctctttctccatctcacacacaaacatgaacagcCTGTCTCAGACTCAGTGCTTATTGGGATTGGTGTAGGCGAAGGGGAGCTACTTGTGTCAGAGCTATAACAACACCACTTTAAGATTAACAGAATGTATAGCCTAATGGAATAGATGTTGACACCTTTCAATGGAAATATTGTTATGCGATGGAAAACTGGCAAGGATGTATTTTGTTAATCATTGGGGTAGATATGAGAGGGTGCACGGCACAGTGTCTGCTTACTAATGAGAATGGTGTGTAGCCACAAATATGTAAGCTTAACTACGGCAAGAAAACCATGTTCAGAGCCAGACCCATTTCCCTCTGCCAACATTTGTGTTTCTTACTTTTGATTAACAATTTCGTAATAACCTTGGAGTAGTCTGTGTTCAATCTTCATTATGGTTTATGAGGTCTGTTTATAAAGTTTaggaatgataaagaaaactGTTTATATAGGCTAGCTTCTGATTGCTATCAATTTTACTAGCCAGGAAACATTAATAGTGGAAATTCAAGTATTTACTATACAAGTTAACAAATTTACTAGGCCTGTCCTTTCAAGTTACTGTCAACTCCTCATCTGGAGGGCCAATATACATACTCTCAAAGCCAACCATTCTATATTGCACTGAAAGTGAAGATTACAGAAATGCTGCAACTCCTTtgcataaaataataaaaaatgaaaactcTGAAACATCATTCAAATGGTCTAACAATCAAGATCAAGGCACGTAACCTACtatgtctgtctttctccataGATGACGTCTAGCAAATGCAACCATGATGGCATTTATTCTAATGAACATGCCGATTTGACCAATGGTGTTCCGAGACAGATTCGCCCAGACCAATGGAAGGGCGTCACTGTGACTCACCAAATAAGGAGAGACAACGCCATAAAAGGAAACATTGTATCTCTTTATAAGGAGGAAAGTAGATCGTACTTTGATATATTCGTCCACTTTCATATACGGTAAAGAACTCCAAGTATTGAAACATTGTAAATAGTATAGAGAATAGTCTGCACGCCTACAATGAAACTGAATTTACAGAGACAAAAGATTTAAGGCCGCCATTGACGACGTCTCCCACGTTTACTGTATGAACTACATGTCATGGCGGAGTGATTCGAGAGCTGCAATCCGCATTTTCCTTTTGGAGAAAGTGCTTCGAGTTTTGAGAAAGGAGAAGGCAGAGCTAGACTGTCGGGGTGAAGGGTCTCTGGGACAGCATCACTTTTGAAACTTTGCATAGGTTGTTACGTAGAGATTCCGGATAAGGCTTTGACCATATTTTTCgctgtttgtttacctttcgtAGGTTCGTGTGCTGTGGTGCAATTTTAGCAGGCAGTTCAAGCTCCAGCAGTTGGCTGGCATATTTTGGCTAATTAATTTCTAAAATAGAATGATATCTAGTCAGGCTAGATCAACACTGAGTGGTAACGGATCAACAGCTGGGAATAACGCGGGTCACGGTTCTGTGGTTATCGGTAGCGGACTTCGTCCTGGTTCGGTCCGAGCAGGGCAAGCAGTGTCTGGGGTCAACGATTGCGCTGGTGCGGTTGGACGGCCGGGGAAAGGGGCAGGGATGCTGGGGGGCAATGGTCCAGGAGTGGGTTCTCGAGGAGGAGTGAGACCAGGTAACGGGACAGGCTTGACCACGTTACAGTCAGTGGGTCAGGGCGGACTGGTGGGTTTGAACACAGGCGTGGGGATTCCCGGTAGCGGCAGATATGATCCCGATAAGGAGTGTGCACCGGTGTGTAGCGGTTCGGACGCGGAGTCCGACTCCGGGGATGATGATGATCCTATGAGTTCAGTCGGGGACAACCGAAGAGGTGTTAAGCGAGAGCGGGCGGAGATGGAAGCCGCTATGGTAGGGCCAGAGATAGGGGTTCAGCCAGGGGGTTATGGCGTGGTCACCGGAGGTGTTGCTGGGGCAAAGCCTGGGAAGAAAACTCGTGGGCGAGTGAAGATTAAAATGGAGTTCATCGACAACAAATTGAGAAGATACACAACTTTCAGCAAACGGAAGACTGGAATCATGAAAAAGGTGAGTGTGCAGCAGAGTCTGTCAATCCAAGTTGAAAACTCAATGTTGAGTGTGTTCCCTATGACAACACTGACCGGTTGCCATATAATGTCATAACTCACTGCATCACCCAGTATGATGTGACTTTAACTGGTGTTTTATGGTTATCTTAAGAGTAGCCTATAGAATGTGTTATGTTATTTCGGATGATTTTAAAACTAAGTAAATGTACGACAGTGTCACTGTAATTTCCATGGTCAACTTATTGATAGCCTATTTCAAATGAACATAACCAACTAGTTAGAGAACCTGTGCCATGATCAACCATTGCTGTGGGGCATACACTGACAGTTTGGCACAGACTTTATTTGCACAGTTGATGACCAAATCACACCGAAGTGAGTATTGATTCAGGTAGGTGTATCCGTTCCATTTGAAGGTGTTGAGCAAATAGACCATGTTTGAATGTGGGACTGAGGTGGAAGGTGTTGCTGTGCACATGGGACTCTGATGGGCACAGAGTGGTGTTAGCCTACATATTCCCTGTGCTGGCACAGGGTGACTGGGAACCACTGAAGACACGACTCGCTGTGTGCTTAAAATAGAGTGTAGCAACTGACATTCTCTATTTCTGACTACCACCACccccttcaaataaacacatacacacacacacacacacacacacacacacaaactctctctctctctctgtcactcagtCAAACACTCATACACGCAGACTCACAGGAGGTGGAAACAAGCACATTGAAATATTCCTTGGCCCTTGTTGAACAGTCGCCATGAAATGTTTTTCCTGGGGCGTTAGGCTTAAATGCCCAGCTTTTAATGGCAGATATTCCTCCCAGAAAATGGCATGCATGCTTGCCTACCTACCTTCTTCTCTTTCCGCATGCGAGATTCCAGAATGTTCTGTTTAAGACCTCATTAAAACATCCAACTGCAGTTGGTGATGTAGCCAGCTGAGCTATGGTGTTAATGTGCCAAACCAACATGATGCAGACATTTTACTGTATTGCACTGGCCTGGGTTTGGGCAGACacccagagcaggactctaTAGTAGGTTACGTCTTCTCAAGTGGTGCTTCAATGAATGACTGCGGCGTCGTGACGGGCTTCATGAGCGTAGCGATGAGCTTGATGCTTTCCATAgtgtcctctctttccctctctctctctctctctctctctctctctctctctctcattctctctcattctgtgtgTGCCATGGATGCACCCAGCTGCTGAGGTTGGCACAGGCCCCAGGTGGAGCGGCCCTGGGCGTTGCGGGCCGATgctcaggcaggcaggcaggcaggcctgGCACGAGCGCGGGCACACTCTCTGGCCTTTCCTCTCCATTACTCCTCATCACCCATGTGCTCATCCAGCCTGGAGGCTGCTCAGGAAGCCCAACAgagtgaatctctctctctctctctctctctcacacacattctctctctcactctctctctctcactcactcactcactcactcactgacacacacacacacacacacacacacacacacacacacacacacacacacacacacacacacacacacacacacacacacacacacactctatctattgctctctctctattactCTTTCAAATTAAAATTGAAAAGTGCTTTATCGGCATGACTGTTTGAGTTTAGTGTCGCCAAATCTAGCGAATGACAGTAATATCACAAAATAAAGAAAGGAGAAATACAGCAATGTGGGTATAACCATGTACAGAAtacagaactctctctctcacacacacatttttgtttgtgttttattttggtaaaatgttgttttgaaGTTGTATGAACTAGATGGATCATTTAGCGCATTCAGACAGTTGGTAATTCACTGACACGTGAAAGAAACCATTGTGGTTGAAACCATGAGAGTCATGAAATTCATTGTGGACAACCGATATCCAGCTCTGGTTTCTCACTGGTTTACATGGCTGCTTTGCCTGAAACATCACCATTTTAATCTAATGTTTTGTTGTGTGCAGGGTGTCTGCTAGCAATAAATGAACTATCAGCTGTTAATGTAGTTTTGGAAAATGGTAGTTTTGACAGCTGTAGTTTATGAGGGCTATTGCACTTCACATAAATAGCTTGATTGGACTTTTGAACAAATGTTTTCAATTCTATACATCGATTTGGTGCTATAACAAGCAGACACAGTTGACACCCCGTTTGTGGTTCTCCTGCACCCATTTGTTCCAGAACATTAAGACCTCATAAACTGCTGTAaatttagttgtttgtgttacTTATACTCATGCTTGGAATTGAAACTTAGGTAGTATACAGTAGGTGTTTTAAATAGACTGACCATCTATTTTCCGTCAGTTTAAAAATTGGTGCGTGTTTCCCTGTAACTGTGCAGTTGTTGCAGCCGTCTATTTGTATTGTGTTTTCTGCAGCTCTTTAGTGTGCTGACGCAGCCTTGACGGGTTTAGTCTGGTGCATCAACTGTAGCTGCCATCCGTCAGTGTCTCTGTGCTTTTCCTGCTCTCCGAACAGCTGACCAAACCATGGGAATGACCCTTATCAAAGGCAGCTCCAGAGGGCAGTTGTGTCTGGTGGTCAGCAGGTGATTCAGAATCTCCTGTCTGACAGCTGCCCTAACAAGAGGATGCAGCCCCTGAGATCTAATGCCACCCACATAGTTATCTTGCGCAGTAAGATTAGAAACACTTACAAGGTTGGTGGCGGAGGTTGGTTAATTTGGATAGTTAAATGAATCTCTTTGTTGTTGCTTGTAGATGGTAAATTATTCTTTAATGGTATGGTGTGGCAATGCACTGTTAATTCCTTGTGAAAGTTTGTTGTGAAGAGTTTTGTTGATGATGTGAACATTATATGGATAATTTGGGACCAGTGTGGGACACTAACTAAGTAAGGGAAAATTCAAGCCATTACTCAGCAAGTGTGCAAGACTAATGGACCATGACAGTTCAGTCCCTGGAAAATGCCGTCTCTGGTGCAAAAGGCCATGCCGATGAAATGGTCATGAGACACTGACATAGCTTTCTTAATCCCACTGCCAGGATTTAAgttaatctattcttggtttatACATTTGTACGTCTACTTACATTTTGAACTTATACAAACAGGAGTATTAGCTTTGAACTATTCCATGATTTCTTCCAGCTGCTTGAGCCTTTGCATGCTTGTCTGAATCGACCATATCTGTACAATTTCATCTGCAAAACAGAATCGTCCTTTAGTAAGTATCTGAGTAGAGTATGGAGTTTTCAAAGGATTCATGTTgacgcctgtttattgaatCCATTTCTTTGGGCACGCAGGAAGCAGCAATAGCAGCAATATGGACTAACAGATAGCTCTGTGGTGGTTTGAAGTATAAATGCCCTGACCAGACAAGTAGAGCTTTGTGTTAGCGTAAGTGCTCTCTTTTTCCTTGGCTTTTGGAAAATATCTGTCTGTTGGAGGAAAATAGCTGCTGTAATGCAGGTATATTATTCTCTGAGGGAACATGCGTTGGAGTCCTTGAAGAGTGTTTGCAATGCTGTCCATTCAGTGCATTTTACTCTCCCCTGTCTAGGCTTCttcttggtctgtgtgtgtgtgtgtgtgtgtgtgtgtgtgcgcgctccgCTGTGCTTTGGTGTGCTGTGAGTGGGCGACAGAGCCGACTCTCTGGCCCACTGAAGAGCCGAGTAGGACGGGACGCGGAGGAAGGCCTTACAGCGGCCCACCTCTGCCGTGCTGTCCAGCAGCACCCGCTCCTCTCCCCATCCATTGTCGGTCATCTCCGTTTCTGTGGCATGCGTGTGGTGTGGGAGACCTCTCTAACGGAGTGGAGCTTCATAGTTTTTTGACCGAATTGGTATCCACATGAAGTTGCAATGACAACTGTCCTAAATTTATGTAGCATGAAGGATAGAACTAAAATGTGTATGGTAATAGCTTttggataaaataaatgtttgagAGGAGTTGTTTAAACAGTAAAAACATCAAGATTGTACTGGTCTCAAAACCACGTATAATGGTTAGTTTTATGGTGTTAATTTGAAACACCCATTTCAGCAATGACTTCACTAATGTTGATTTATAGTCCCTAATCATAAATCCCTGTGAAATCTCACAGTATGACTTGGGGTCTAGAATGATTGGTGAAAATAGCTGTGGTCATGTTCAGTCCATGACAAAAGATTGACAGAATCTAATCGATGGCCTAAATCTACAGTAGGCATGCAGACCCAGGAATAGTTTTGCTGCTCTTGTTTGCCTTGGACTGCGTAAGCGCTCCTCTGTGCCGGTGGATTAGAAGATTATATCAAGAGCTGTCAAAAGATGCGCAATGGCCAGACCCACTTCTCTCCGCACGCCTCTGGAAACCACTTGTGTGTCACATTACATCATAATTGTGCAGTTCAAGATGTTTTGGAAAAAGAGATAAAATAGAtgtttatgtattttatttcatgCTGAACCACGCAGACAGActgaagcatttttttttttgctgtctgACTCGCATATGCTATTTAGTTCTGATTTAGATTAAAGACATGACAAAACTATGACTTATTGAAAATACTGTCTGGGTATGATGCAAGCTGTGAGCAATTGCATACTAgcactgtgttttttttatgatttAATACAATTTCAGGAAGAAGAAGAATCTGGAAGAGGCTGCTAAATATGTTGCATCATTAAGACAAATCCATAATTTCCCAATGTCATCCTAATGTCTCATGTCTGATAAAGCATATGATGCTAGCTTTACTTttggcatgtgtgcgtgtgtgtgctgtaatgtTGTTACTACCCTTCTCAATCTGGGGCCCTTCATTATTCCACTGTCAGTGTCCCTGCACACACAGTGTTATAGATGAATCCATTCATCAGCAGATTCAAAGGCTcactttaatgtgtgtgtgtgtgtgtgcagtgtttcccacagaatttaattgtatttgtggtggttggtttgcagaattaacttgaatgcaatagtttttagcaaattagcgcagcgtggttatgatgctaaccagatttaagctcaatgtagtacaacctggaaaatcattgtgtggtggtcaacgttgatattgtggtgggccgccacaaataagtcaatgtatgggaaacgtttgtgtgtgtgtgtgtgtgtgtgtgtgtgtgtgtgtgtgtgtgtgtgtgtgtgtgtgtgtgtgtgtgtgtgtgtgtgtgtgtgtgtgtgtgtgtgtgtgagagagagagagagaacatgtgtTCCAGTGAAAGATGACTAAGATAGCACTTCTGAAAGGTTTATGACATACATAACTGATGGTATGTAAGGTGTCTTGAACGCATTTTATATGGAGTGTGTGCACTCATAAATGTCTGgctatcacagacacacagtgcaCTCACACTCTCATAGAAATCTGTTCAGatgtgtcgtgtcgtgtcgtgtcaTCTAGCTAATATCAGAGTCCGATGAAGGGCGAACTCTTTCGCGTTTCATAGCCACCTCCATCTGTATGAAATCAATCCTCTGTTGCTCCATACCATCAACCCCACCAgcaccaccccctcccctccccgcaATCACCAGTCCCCTCGGCTCGGAATGCAATCAGTCACGCACTATCATTGGCCCCCTATTTCTGGAGGCTTATCTCATGTTATTTTAGTGACGTTTTAGGCCTGTACGTCAGGGTTcaccagtgcagtgtgtgtgtgtgtgtgtgtgtgtgtgtgtgtgtgtgtgtgtgtgtgtgtgtgtgtgtgtgtgtgtgtgtgtgtgtgtgtgtgtgtgtgtgtgtgtgtgtgtgtgtgtgggtggcatCATCACTGGTGTTCAGGGTTGGCACCGCCACTGTTTGTAAACACCTCAAAGGACCGCTGCGCCTGCAGTGAGTCAAAGTTAATGCCAGCCATGCTTTTGGGGTTCTCTCTTGAGGTCCAGTAGAGAAAGACACAGTCTTCTGGAGTGACCTCACCGATAATTCCTCCGCAGTGTTTGTTATTGTGCCTAGAGCAATTTGTGAGGCTTTAGTGGGTTGTGAAAAAGCTTTAGTGGGAGTCTGCAGTGAGGCCAGTGTTTTGTCCGGTCCTAACTTTCTGCTGAAGGGAATTAATTCACAAGTCACAATTTATGTTCTTTTGCCGTGTTTAATTTTTTGACACCAGTGAGTGTTCAGTTTCCTATGTaagagtttttgtttttgtcttaagTGGACTTTTGTGTTGATTTATACTGTGTTTTGGTAAAATAAAACAGCTACTGACAATTGATGTCTGGACATTTCTGCCAAGTGACGTAATGAAACCGTAATGATCTAGGAAATCTAAATGAGTTCTCCGCTTTTCTTGAGACTTACtacccctatctctctctctctctctccctccctctctctctgcaggcctATGAGCTGTCCACGCTGACGGGCACGCAGGTGCTACTGCTGGTGGCCAGCGAGACGGGCCACGTCTACACGTTCGCCACGCGCAAGCTGCAGCCCATGATCACCAGCGAGACGGGCAAAGCCCTGATCCAGACCTGCCTGAACTCGCCCGACTCGCCGCCCCGCTCGGACCCCTCCACTGACCAGCGCATGAGCGCCACGGGCTTCGAGGAGACCGACCTCACCTACCAGGTGTCCGAGTCGGAGAGCCTCGGCGAAACCAAGGTTTGTACCACCGTGGCTTTGCCCTTCGAATAGCTTGTGAAAGTGACCTCTACGGGTCAGGTGAGGCTTGAGGTCCTCAGTTCTGTATTTCTAACTTTCGGTTCAAGTGGTTCTGTTAAGGTTCTGATCAAAGGCTACTCAGGCGTTGGTGTTCATGTGCAAAATATGACCCTTACTTGCGTAGCTGCTTCGAGATTAAGTTAACCTGAAGCCTTTTCACGTTTCCCATTCTGGATTCATGGTTAGAATTAGAAGCTGCTTTATGCGGATCTCTATGGAAGCATATGAGtagctttattcaaatgagaatgcaatctgcaatatgcaatttaatattgcaatttgcaataatatccaacaaattgtattttaatctgcaaagtgactgaaatcctaaaatcaattccaataatgttcaaaattcaaatggcaattcattttgcatttcaatttgcaatattcagtttcatcatttaactgt
This genomic stretch from Alosa sapidissima isolate fAloSap1 chromosome 16, fAloSap1.pri, whole genome shotgun sequence harbors:
- the srfb gene encoding serum response factor b isoform X5 produces the protein MISSQARSTLSGNGSTAGNNAGHGSVVIGSGLRPGSVRAGQAVSGVNDCAGAVGRPGKGAGMLGGNGPGVGSRGGVRPGNGTGLTTLQSVGQGGLVGLNTGVGIPGSGRYDPDKECAPVCSGSDAESDSGDDDDPMSSVGDNRRGVKRERAEMEAAMVGPEIGVQPGGYGVVTGGVAGAKPGKKTRGRVKIKMEFIDNKLRRYTTFSKRKTGIMKKAYELSTLTGTQVLLLVASETGHVYTFATRKLQPMITSETGKALIQTCLNSPDSPPRSDPSTDQRMSATGFEETDLTYQVSESESLGETKDTLKPAFTVASLPGNTSTSTTTSTSMQASSSSSFPITNYLAPISAGNSGGGAANGTLLKTAGAPGGVMQLPSGFTFMSAGTPFPPGTPAIPLGSLQQHSLAIQGQQGPAIAATAAQTQTQQGQQAVFRLPAAVSLTGGAMSQQLQAIQVHPTTQSSSISCGDNSPEISQATTTATVSLPATIVTSSVPTSMAGHMMYPSPHTVMYASAPTLADGGLAVLNAFSQGPSAMQVSHSQGQDSGAVPQVFLTAPPGTVQIPVSAVQLHPMVIGQQSSGSSNNLTELQVVNLDAQQNTKGD
- the srfb gene encoding serum response factor b isoform X4 produces the protein MISSQARSTLSGNGSTAGNNAGHGSVVIGSGLRPGSVRAGQAVSGVNDCAGAVGRPGKGAGMLGGNGPGVGSRGGVRPGNGTGLTTLQSVGQGGLVGLNTGVGIPGSGRYDPDKECAPVCSGSDAESDSGDDDDPMSSVGDNRRGVKRERAEMEAAMVGPEIGVQPGGYGVVTGGVAGAKPGKKTRGRVKIKMEFIDNKLRRYTTFSKRKTGIMKKAYELSTLTGTQVLLLVASETGHVYTFATRKLQPMITSETGKALIQTCLNSPDSPPRSDPSTDQRMSATGFEETDLTYQVSESESLGETKDTLKPAFTVASLPGNTSTSTTTSTSMQASSSSSFPITNYLAPISAGNSGGGAANGTLLKTAGAPGGVMQLPSGFTFMSAAGTPFPPGTPAIPLGSLQQHSLAIQGQQGPAIAATAAQTQTQQGQQAVFRLPAAVSLTGGAMSQQLQAIQVHPTTQSSSISCGDNSPEISQATTTATVSLPATIVTSSVPTSMAGHMMYPSPHTVMYASAPTLADGGLAVLNAFSQGPSAMQVSHSQGQDSGAVPQVFLTAPPGTVQIPVSAVQLHPMVIGQQSSGSSNNLTELQVVNLDAQQNTKGD